In Ciconia boyciana chromosome 16, ASM3463844v1, whole genome shotgun sequence, one genomic interval encodes:
- the CEP95 gene encoding centrosomal protein of 95 kDa isoform X5, with translation MGSAEERDWIDVANDLLRSCHINQHIKHLSECGADVFVHLYESILGEKVPDFIATPRSQEDDAHNVQAVIDSLALDYLQVSLSHITGENIVKGEGESIRNLLEIFDGLLEYLTEEVSEYSQNGDEANVLSNNEIQIASQEQLESNAGQLMQPSIFSSVEGSQSEFFVPSCDVDGSESTSELIRLGDTAHSFSKREEEFQLPELLPAEKDEGVEESKNSEAIAKFPKQASETERTIVKEKEDGLMESVHTTEPQKESLSASATKLGEPIQQAIPLLPPFQPSEARPYYPGWRDYQNLGSQSATLANSEGVKIPTLEKSLTQKSEDVSGRLPPSRKIPVGTVQSVPSTNTYLSSAGVGDKVVSNDAVDNVAKVPWVYGNSSASSLHQKLSLHAEQVTQTPRPESRYLPRKKSRYENSTTDSLEESLSHRTTKENLSEQELHKVSEKLSRGLNTLDLMLKRALGGHTGEEELTDEDNLSQHSDSVMDYRRRKAVRDTPHLRYPSRPRSLSPSSPSSQHQLFSELEDKLCSNGTGQIRKIHSQLQKERGERTKKAKKVAKAYEDELRIYEARERFRLSKLREVIKEMEQEYKENIFKEPPKMPQPVKVYSRKTTPRNPKYSQWIPKRGTVKPKKAAPMKVRDDDLLFQLLEEFPHLHISHHTMNKMWQQQLAHTQQLKAASGRTRPKLQNEVQQALKKHELLAAIIKKDQDHNKRLQEFKQRICRQKWAQNKVREKRQQIARARKYYEDYWVQLRAKMMRARTREERIFKNLFEEGLEIQKQRLKDLRAYAQEKRAEQRREHQNELESMENYYKDQQQLYLKNAKKCRPEKKHKHKCYRKQKEN, from the exons ATGGGCAGCGCGGAGGAGAGAG ATTGGATTGATGTTGCCAATGATCTTTTAAGGAGCTGTCACATAAACCAGCACATAAAGCATCTCTCAGAATGTGGTGCTGATGTGTTTGTTCATCTTTACGAGTCAATCTTAGGAGAAAAAGTACCAG atttcaTAGCTACTCCTAGAAGCCAAGAGGATGATGCACATAATGTACAAGCAGTAATAGATTCCCTGGCATTGGACTATTTGCAGGTCAGCTTGTCACACATCACTG GTGAGAACATTgtgaaaggagaaggggaatctATCAGAAACCTCCTTGAAATATTTGATGGTTTGTTAGAGTATCTCACAGAAGAAGTCAGTGAATATTCTCAGAATGGAG ATGAGGCAAATGTGCTATCCAATAATGAAATTCAAATTGCATCTcaagagcagctggaaagcaaTGCTGGTCAACTTATGCAACCTTCAATATTCTCATCAGTTGAAGG GTCCCAGTCAGAATTTTTTGTTCCATCTTGTGATGTAGATGGATCAGAATCTACCAGTGAATTAATTAGACTTGGAGATACTGCTCATTCATTTTCCAAGAGAGAGGAAG AATTCCAGTTGCCTGAATTGTTACCAGCAGAAAAGGACGAGGGGGTGGAAGAATCTAAAAACTCAGAAGCTATTGCAAAATTCCCGAAACAGGCCTCTGAAACTGAAAGGACCAttgtaaaggaaaaggaagatg GATTAATGGAGTCTGTTCATACTACTGAACCTCAAAAAGAGAGTTTGAGTGCCAGTGCTACAAAACTTGGGGAGCCTATACAGCAAGCTATTCCTTTGCTACCACCATTTCAGCCTTCGGAAGCCAGACCTTATTATCCTGGATGGAGAGATTATCAGAACTTGGGCAGCCAGTCAGCAACTTTGGCTAACAGTGAAGGAGTGAAAATTCCTACT cttgaaAAGTCACTTACACAAAAATCTGAAGATGTTTCTGGTAGGCTTCCTCCATCAAGGAAAATCCCTG TAGGCACAGTGCAGTCTGTACCATCAACTAACACTTACCTGTCATCTGCTGGAGTGGGAGACAAGGTGGTATCAAATGATGCTGTGGACAATGTGGCAAAG GTTCCCTGGGTATATGGGAATTCATCTGCTTCCTCTTTACACCAAAAACTCTCACTACATGCTGAACAAGTAACACAAACTCCAAGACCTGAATCTAGATATCTGCctagaaagaaaag caGATATGAAAATTCTACCACAGATTCACTTGAAGAGTCTCTTTCCCACAgaacaacaaaggaaaacctATCTGAGCAAGAGCTTCATAAAGTGTCAGAAAAACTCTCTCGTGGGTTAAATACACTAGATTTA ATGTTAAAGAGAGCTTTGGGTGGGCACACCGGAGAAGAAGAGTTGACAGATGAAGACAACCTGTCTCAGCACAGTGACAGCGTCATGGATTATCGCCGAAGGAAAGCTGTACGAG ACACACCACATCTAAGGTACCCAAGCAGGCCACGATCCCTTTCTCCATCCTCGCCCTCATCTCAGCATCAGCTCTTTTCTGAGTTGGAAGATAAACTTTGCAGTAATGGAACAGGCCAAATAAGGAAAATACACAGCCAGTTGCAAAAAGAAAGGggtgaaagaacaaaaaaagcaaag aaggTCGCTAAAGCTTATGAAGATGAACTAAGAATTTATGAAGCTAGGGAGAGGTTTAGACTTTCCAAGCTCAGAGAAGTCATCAAGGAAATG GAAcaagaatacaaagaaaacatctttaaagaACCTCCAAAAATGCCTCAGCCAGTGAAAGTTTATTCTAGAAAAACCACACCTCGGAATCCCAAATACAGCCAGTGGATTCCAAAACGAGGGACTGTGAAGCCAAAGAAAGCAGCTCCAA TGAAAGTAAGAGATGATGACCTCCTATTTCAACTACTGGAAGAGTTTCCCCACCTGCATATTTCCCACCATACTATGAATAAaatgtggcagcagcagcttgcacATACTCAACAACTTAAGGCAGCTTCTGGCAGAACTAGACCAAAACTCCAAAATGAA gTTCAACAAGCCCTGAAGAAGCATGAGCTTCTTGCTGCAATTATCAAAAAAGATCAAGACCATAACAAGAGACTG CAAGAATTTAAGCAACGTATCTGCCGACAGAAATGGGCTCAGAATAAAGTGAGAGAGAAACGCCAGCAAATTGCTCGAGCCAGGAAATATTATGAAGATTACTGGGTTCAGTTGCGTGCCAAGATGATGCGGGCTAGGACACGGGAAGAAAGG atatttaaaaacttatttgaaGAAGGCTTAGAAATTCAGAAGCAAAGACTGAAGGACCTGAGAGCGTATGCTCAAGAGAAGCGTGCTGAGCAAAGGAGAGAGCATCAAAATGAGTTGGAGTCTATGGAGAACTATTACAAAGATCAG CAGCAGCTTTATCTCAAGAACGCCAAGAAATGCAGACCAGAGAAAAAGCACAAGCACaa atgttacagaaaacaaaaagagaattGA